In the Carboxydothermus hydrogenoformans Z-2901 genome, one interval contains:
- a CDS encoding Fur family transcriptional regulator, producing MAATTRMTRQKKVIIDILKNTKNHPTADWIYEQARRIIPDISLGTVYRNLRQLTQSGEILELNYGSSYSRFDGNPVPHYHFVCENCGRVYDVDMPVLEKIEKEVEKKMGFSVKNHRLEFYGVCSDCQQKVRVD from the coding sequence ATGGCAGCAACCACAAGAATGACCCGACAAAAGAAAGTTATTATTGACATTTTAAAAAATACCAAAAATCATCCAACCGCCGATTGGATTTACGAACAGGCGCGAAGAATAATTCCCGATATAAGCCTTGGTACCGTTTACCGGAATTTGAGACAATTAACCCAATCCGGGGAAATTTTAGAACTGAATTATGGCAGTTCTTACAGCCGTTTTGACGGAAATCCGGTGCCTCATTACCATTTTGTATGTGAAAATTGTGGCAGGGTTTACGATGTAGATATGCCCGTCTTAGAGAAGATTGAAAAAGAAGTGGAAAAAAAGATGGGGTTTTCTGTAAAAAATCATCGTTTAGAATTTTACGGAGTATGCAGTGATTGCCAGCAAAAAGTTAGGGTGGATTAA
- a CDS encoding DRTGG domain-containing protein has protein sequence MSNTKHAKLLAYIRNLPSGSKVSVRLLAKELKVSEGTAYRAIKEAEAEGLVKTVPKVGTIRITNIEKKELKDLTLNEIIKITESHLLVGEDLLNYRFANFLIGAMAVEAIERFLVEGCLFIVGNREDAQLKALQSGAHLLITGGFPVKTELLELARENNLAILSSPYDTFTVTSLLHQALYERLKEKEVITARDIMVKKVFTLSLGQRVRDWRQLFLNTGHSRFPVVDKENRVCGIITATDVAGAGEDELVENLMSKDVISASPETPIGHIARVMTWDRIDLVPVVDESFKLLGIISRQNIIDALQRLERQPHFGETLEDLIIKNFHVGEDENGIFLEGKINDFLINELSMLSSTVLLSLSIFYANLMVRKKVKAPVVVNNFSLSLLTPLTYGETLVVRGKLLYLEKRNAKLEIDFYRQSNLNAKALIEVRLIEK, from the coding sequence ATGAGTAATACCAAACATGCAAAATTATTGGCTTATATTCGCAATTTACCTTCCGGTAGCAAAGTGTCGGTAAGATTGTTAGCCAAAGAATTAAAGGTTAGTGAAGGTACCGCTTACAGGGCAATTAAAGAAGCGGAAGCGGAAGGTTTGGTAAAAACTGTTCCTAAAGTAGGAACGATTCGCATAACAAATATCGAAAAAAAAGAATTAAAAGATTTAACATTAAATGAAATTATAAAAATAACCGAGTCCCATTTGCTGGTGGGGGAAGATTTGTTAAATTACCGTTTTGCAAATTTTTTAATTGGGGCAATGGCTGTTGAAGCTATCGAAAGATTTTTGGTAGAGGGTTGCTTATTTATCGTAGGCAACCGGGAAGATGCCCAGTTAAAAGCTTTACAAAGCGGTGCCCACCTGCTGATAACCGGAGGTTTTCCGGTAAAGACGGAACTTTTAGAACTGGCAAGGGAAAATAATTTAGCGATATTATCATCACCGTACGATACTTTTACGGTAACGTCGCTTTTGCATCAAGCTTTATATGAGCGCTTAAAAGAAAAAGAAGTTATAACCGCAAGAGATATTATGGTAAAAAAAGTATTTACCCTTTCTTTAGGGCAAAGGGTGAGGGATTGGCGCCAATTATTTCTCAATACCGGCCACAGCCGTTTTCCGGTGGTGGATAAGGAAAATCGGGTTTGCGGCATAATCACTGCTACCGATGTTGCCGGTGCCGGGGAAGACGAGTTAGTGGAAAATTTAATGTCAAAAGATGTTATTTCCGCCAGTCCCGAAACGCCTATTGGTCATATAGCCAGGGTTATGACCTGGGACAGGATTGATTTGGTTCCGGTTGTGGATGAGTCTTTTAAGTTATTAGGCATTATTAGCCGCCAAAATATTATTGATGCTTTACAGCGGCTGGAAAGACAACCGCATTTTGGCGAAACTTTAGAAGATCTTATTATAAAAAATTTCCATGTTGGTGAGGACGAAAACGGGATATTTTTAGAAGGAAAAATAAATGATTTTTTAATAAATGAACTGAGTATGTTAAGTTCCACTGTTCTTTTATCCCTTTCCATTTTTTATGCCAATCTGATGGTGCGAAAAAAAGTTAAAGCTCCGGTAGTGGTTAATAATTTTTCTTTATCTCTGTTAACTCCCCTAACTTATGGAGAAACCCTTGTAGTTCGGGGTAAGTTGTTGTACCTGGAAAAAAGAAATGCAAAATTAGAGATAGATTTTTATAGGCAAAGTAACCTGAATGCCAAAGCTTTAATTGAGGTTCGTTTAATTGAAAAATAA
- a CDS encoding DNA polymerase III subunit alpha gives MSFVHLHTHSCYSLLDGAGKIKDLVGRAVELKMPALALTDHGNLFGVIEFYKEAKAQGIKPILGVEVYVAPRTRFDKTPKIDDQLTHLVLLAKDRTGYQNLLRLVSRSYTEGYYYKPRVDKQLLAENSQGLIALSSCLAGEIPELILSGQREKAREVAGIYRDIFGKENFYLELQYHGISEQKVVNRELIALSKQLNIPLVATNDVHYILKEHAKTHDVLLAIQTGKSINDPGRMKFPTEEFYLKTPYEMELIFGELPDALKNTLNIAEQCNLEFEFGRYLLPDFPVPEGKTPAQYLKELCFQGLYKRYPNPGEEVKTRLLHELKIIEQMGFSGYFLIVWDFIRYAREKGIMVGPGRGSAAGSLVAYTLEITDIDPLKYGLLFERFLNPERVSMPDIDVDFCFERRQEVIDYLYQKYGEDRVAQIITFGTMAAKAAVRDVGRALDWPYSEVDKIAKLIPNVLGITLEEAIETTPELKTLYQNNPKVRELLDLARQIEGMPRHASVHAAGLVIAPEEIDKHIPLFKTSEGVVTTQFEKDTVEELGLLKIDLLGLRTLTVIEKALDFIKKQTGKEINLKDIPLDDEKTYKLLGEGDTVGVFQLESQGMRQILKELKPTSIEDLIALVALYRPGPLGSGMVEDFINRRHGRVPVEYPHPDLEPILRETYGVIVYQEQVMLIASVLAGFSLGEADLLRRAMGKKKPEIIAALKNDFIERSVARGYPREKAEEIFNLIEYFAGYGFNKSHSAAYAFVAYYTAWLKANFPVAFLAALLISVKDNLDKVTVYAEDCQRRGIKVLPPDINLSEVDFTISGQEIRFGLAAVKNVGEAAAAKIIEERQKGPFRDFNDFLHRIDKKTVNKRVIESLIKAGAFASFGFNRKTLLNNLDDALEFYSKKSNGVQLTLGDFLPEADRYNLRLEEEFSKLELLRMEKESLGLYLTGHPLAGLRSFIQKHCNLKENKEKIYYPAILAEIKRTVTRRGEPMAFALLEGLNQTVEAVIFPDCWLTYRDLLQEENILWFYGAVEEDEEGLKMIVERVYELDMSNALEVYLKVSPGNIPLVQGILRKYPGPAPVYLYPGGKKLIKLSQEYWIDLKSPVLWEIKKLLGDENVKTKTVS, from the coding sequence ATGAGTTTTGTACATTTGCATACCCATAGCTGTTACAGTTTATTGGATGGAGCAGGGAAAATTAAAGACCTGGTAGGAAGGGCAGTGGAATTAAAGATGCCTGCCCTGGCTTTGACCGATCACGGAAACTTGTTTGGGGTTATTGAATTTTATAAAGAGGCAAAGGCCCAGGGCATAAAGCCTATTCTTGGCGTAGAGGTCTACGTGGCACCCCGGACTCGCTTTGACAAAACTCCTAAAATTGATGACCAATTAACGCACTTGGTTTTACTTGCCAAAGACCGCACCGGTTATCAAAATCTTTTGCGCCTTGTCTCGCGTTCGTATACGGAAGGCTATTATTATAAACCACGGGTGGATAAACAGCTTTTAGCGGAAAACAGCCAGGGTTTAATTGCCTTATCTTCGTGCTTGGCCGGTGAAATTCCCGAGTTGATTTTATCCGGGCAAAGGGAAAAGGCGCGGGAAGTTGCGGGCATCTACCGTGATATTTTTGGAAAGGAAAATTTTTACTTAGAGCTTCAGTACCACGGCATAAGCGAACAAAAAGTGGTGAATCGGGAATTAATTGCTCTTTCCAAACAATTAAATATTCCGCTGGTAGCTACCAATGACGTTCATTACATTTTAAAAGAGCATGCCAAAACTCATGATGTGCTTTTAGCAATCCAAACTGGAAAGTCGATTAACGACCCTGGTAGGATGAAATTTCCAACGGAGGAGTTTTATTTAAAAACCCCCTATGAGATGGAGCTTATTTTTGGCGAGCTGCCAGATGCTTTAAAAAACACCTTAAATATAGCCGAACAATGCAATTTAGAGTTCGAGTTTGGTAGATACCTTTTGCCTGATTTCCCGGTACCTGAGGGGAAAACTCCTGCGCAATACCTAAAAGAGCTTTGTTTTCAGGGACTTTACAAAAGGTACCCAAACCCGGGGGAAGAAGTAAAAACGCGCTTGTTGCATGAATTAAAGATTATTGAGCAAATGGGATTTTCTGGATATTTTTTGATTGTTTGGGATTTTATCCGTTATGCCAGGGAAAAAGGAATTATGGTGGGACCGGGAAGGGGTTCTGCTGCGGGGAGCTTGGTAGCCTATACCCTTGAAATTACCGATATCGACCCGCTTAAATATGGCCTCTTGTTTGAGCGCTTTTTAAATCCAGAAAGAGTTAGTATGCCGGATATTGATGTGGATTTTTGTTTTGAACGGAGGCAGGAGGTAATCGATTATCTGTACCAAAAGTACGGGGAAGACCGGGTAGCCCAAATTATCACCTTTGGAACGATGGCTGCCAAAGCTGCAGTTAGGGATGTAGGGAGGGCCCTGGATTGGCCCTACAGTGAAGTAGATAAGATAGCCAAACTTATTCCCAACGTCCTGGGGATAACCTTGGAAGAAGCTATCGAAACCACTCCGGAACTTAAAACATTATATCAAAACAACCCCAAAGTCCGTGAGTTATTGGATTTAGCAAGGCAAATTGAAGGTATGCCAAGACATGCTTCGGTTCATGCGGCGGGTTTGGTAATTGCGCCGGAAGAAATTGATAAACATATACCGCTGTTTAAAACTTCTGAAGGGGTGGTTACCACCCAGTTTGAAAAAGATACGGTCGAGGAGTTAGGTCTTTTAAAAATTGACCTGCTGGGCTTAAGAACGCTAACCGTAATTGAAAAAGCTTTGGATTTCATTAAAAAGCAAACGGGGAAGGAGATTAATTTAAAAGACATTCCCTTGGACGATGAAAAAACTTATAAACTTTTAGGAGAGGGTGACACCGTTGGTGTTTTCCAGTTAGAAAGTCAGGGGATGAGGCAAATCCTTAAAGAGCTAAAACCAACCAGTATCGAGGATTTAATTGCCTTGGTGGCGTTATACCGGCCTGGGCCGCTGGGCAGCGGAATGGTGGAGGATTTTATCAATCGTCGTCACGGAAGGGTACCGGTGGAATATCCTCATCCGGACTTGGAGCCGATCTTAAGAGAAACTTACGGGGTTATAGTTTATCAAGAACAGGTGATGTTAATTGCCAGTGTGCTGGCCGGGTTTTCCCTCGGGGAGGCGGATTTACTCCGCCGGGCTATGGGTAAGAAGAAGCCCGAAATCATTGCTGCCTTAAAAAACGATTTTATTGAGCGGTCGGTGGCACGGGGTTATCCCCGGGAAAAGGCGGAGGAAATTTTCAATCTTATTGAATATTTTGCCGGTTACGGTTTTAATAAGTCCCATAGTGCGGCTTATGCTTTTGTGGCGTATTATACCGCCTGGTTAAAGGCAAATTTTCCGGTTGCCTTTTTGGCTGCTTTGTTAATCAGTGTAAAAGATAATCTTGATAAAGTAACAGTATATGCAGAAGATTGCCAGAGAAGAGGTATAAAGGTTTTACCACCCGATATAAATTTAAGTGAAGTCGACTTTACCATTTCGGGCCAGGAAATTCGCTTTGGTTTAGCTGCTGTAAAAAATGTTGGGGAGGCTGCGGCGGCAAAAATCATTGAAGAACGCCAGAAAGGCCCTTTTCGTGATTTTAATGATTTCTTACACCGAATAGACAAAAAAACGGTTAATAAACGGGTAATTGAAAGTTTAATTAAAGCTGGGGCTTTTGCGAGTTTTGGCTTTAATCGCAAAACCCTGTTAAATAACTTGGATGATGCTTTAGAATTTTACAGCAAGAAATCAAATGGCGTTCAGTTAACCCTTGGGGATTTTTTACCGGAGGCCGACCGCTACAATCTGCGTTTGGAAGAAGAATTTTCAAAATTGGAACTGCTGCGGATGGAAAAAGAGAGCCTGGGGTTGTATTTAACCGGTCATCCCTTGGCTGGGCTTAGGAGCTTTATCCAAAAGCATTGTAACCTAAAAGAAAACAAAGAAAAAATATACTATCCGGCTATTTTGGCGGAGATAAAACGGACTGTAACCCGCAGAGGAGAACCAATGGCTTTTGCCCTGCTGGAAGGATTGAATCAGACCGTTGAAGCAGTAATATTCCCTGACTGCTGGTTAACCTACCGTGACCTGCTGCAGGAGGAAAATATCTTATGGTTTTACGGTGCCGTTGAAGAAGATGAGGAAGGTTTAAAGATGATTGTCGAAAGAGTTTACGAGTTAGATATGAGCAATGCCTTGGAAGTTTATCTAAAAGTTTCTCCCGGAAATATTCCATTGGTCCAGGGGATTTTACGGAAGTACCCGGGACCAGCACCGGTTTACCTGTATCCGGGAGGGAAGAAACTTATAAAACTTTCGCAGGAATACTGGATTGATTTAAAAAGTCCTGTCCTCTGGGAGATTAAAAAGCTTTTGGGGGATGAAAACGTTAAGACAAAAACCGTTTCTTGA
- the mtrB gene encoding trp RNA-binding attenuation protein MtrB, protein MVCDNFAFSSAINAEYIVVKALENGVTIMGLTRGKDTKFHHTEKLDKGEVMVAQFTEHTSAIKIRGKAEIYTKHGVIKNE, encoded by the coding sequence GTGGTGTGTGATAATTTTGCTTTTAGCTCGGCAATAAATGCCGAATATATTGTCGTGAAAGCTTTAGAAAATGGGGTAACAATTATGGGCTTGACCCGCGGAAAAGATACCAAATTTCACCATACAGAAAAATTAGATAAGGGTGAAGTTATGGTGGCCCAGTTTACCGAGCATACTTCGGCAATTAAAATTAGAGGAAAAGCGGAAATTTATACCAAGCATGGTGTGATAAAAAACGAATAA
- a CDS encoding DUF2007 domain-containing protein, with protein sequence MWTVVYIAPNKKDALRVQEALAKEGFLVKIKPIGIEGDNSTYEVMVPEAEVEEAMEILNEM encoded by the coding sequence ATGTGGACTGTGGTTTATATTGCGCCAAATAAAAAAGATGCCTTAAGGGTTCAGGAGGCTTTAGCGAAAGAAGGATTTTTGGTGAAGATTAAACCAATAGGGATCGAAGGAGACAATTCCACCTATGAAGTTATGGTACCCGAAGCAGAAGTGGAAGAAGCGATGGAAATTTTAAATGAAATGTAA
- the accD gene encoding acetyl-CoA carboxylase, carboxyltransferase subunit beta — MFDFFRKSKYVTVKPETKQKEIPDGLWQKCPRCGEIIFNKELEKNFKVCPKCGYHFKISAWERIKLLCDENSFVEFGREISGGNPLNFPGYEEKLAEAREKTGLKEAVVTGLGKINGREVVLAIMDPNFIMASMGTAVGEKICLAMEKALEKKLPLVVFTASGGARMQEGIFSLMQMAKTVQLVNRLNAEKIFYLVVMTDPTTGGVSASFAALGDIILAEPGALIGFAGPRVIEQTIRQKLPEGFQRAEFLEQHGFIDAVVSREQQKEVITKLLAWHSQK; from the coding sequence ATGTTTGACTTTTTTCGCAAATCGAAGTATGTAACTGTAAAGCCGGAAACTAAACAAAAAGAGATTCCCGATGGTTTGTGGCAGAAATGTCCCCGGTGTGGGGAAATTATTTTTAACAAGGAATTGGAGAAAAATTTTAAAGTTTGTCCAAAATGCGGGTATCATTTTAAAATTAGTGCCTGGGAAAGAATTAAACTCTTATGCGATGAAAATAGTTTTGTAGAATTTGGCCGGGAAATTAGTGGGGGCAATCCTTTAAATTTTCCAGGATATGAAGAGAAGTTAGCGGAAGCCCGGGAAAAAACCGGCTTAAAAGAAGCGGTAGTTACCGGATTGGGAAAAATTAATGGTAGAGAAGTAGTTTTGGCAATAATGGACCCGAATTTTATTATGGCCAGTATGGGCACGGCTGTAGGGGAAAAAATATGTTTAGCGATGGAAAAAGCTCTGGAGAAAAAGCTACCGCTTGTAGTCTTTACTGCATCCGGAGGAGCTCGGATGCAGGAGGGAATTTTTTCTTTAATGCAGATGGCCAAAACGGTTCAACTGGTAAATCGTTTAAATGCAGAAAAAATTTTTTATTTGGTAGTTATGACCGATCCTACTACCGGCGGTGTTTCGGCAAGTTTTGCAGCCTTGGGTGATATAATATTGGCTGAACCGGGGGCTTTAATAGGATTTGCCGGACCCCGGGTTATTGAGCAAACTATCCGGCAAAAGCTTCCCGAAGGTTTTCAACGAGCAGAATTTCTGGAGCAGCACGGTTTTATCGATGCTGTGGTTTCCAGAGAGCAGCAAAAAGAAGTTATTACAAAACTCTTGGCTTGGCACAGCCAAAAGTAA
- a CDS encoding acetyl-CoA carboxylase carboxyltransferase subunit alpha, whose amino-acid sequence MANFLFEFEKPLVELENKISDLKKFAEEKNIDVSRELELLSAKAQQLAKEIYQNLTPWQRVLLARHPERPNTRDYINYLCDDFIELKGDRRFGDDPAMIGGIGIIENIPVTIVGNLKGKDTKENIMRNFGMAHPEGYRKAIRLFKQAEKFGRPVLTFIDTPGAFCGIGAEERGQFQAIAEAIATLISLKTPVLAVITGEGGSGGALALAAGDKLLMLENAVFSVIAPESFAAILWKDSSRAQEASELLKLTSEHLLEFGLIDGIIPEPLGGAHRNPAETLKAVKEEVVKNLQILKETPVEELLRRRYQRYRYIGSGIVEGGVS is encoded by the coding sequence ATGGCAAATTTTTTATTTGAGTTTGAAAAACCTTTGGTTGAATTAGAAAATAAAATATCTGACTTAAAAAAGTTTGCTGAAGAGAAAAACATTGATGTTTCCCGCGAGTTAGAATTGCTTTCGGCCAAGGCCCAGCAATTGGCAAAGGAAATATACCAGAACCTAACTCCTTGGCAGAGGGTTTTATTGGCCCGACATCCCGAGCGGCCCAATACGCGGGATTATATAAATTACCTCTGCGATGATTTTATTGAATTGAAAGGTGACCGGCGCTTTGGTGATGATCCGGCGATGATTGGAGGTATAGGGATAATAGAAAATATCCCGGTTACTATCGTCGGAAATTTAAAGGGGAAAGATACCAAGGAAAATATCATGAGAAATTTTGGCATGGCTCATCCCGAAGGATATCGCAAGGCCATTCGTTTATTTAAACAGGCAGAGAAGTTTGGACGGCCGGTTTTAACGTTTATCGATACACCGGGGGCTTTTTGCGGAATTGGAGCGGAAGAAAGAGGGCAGTTTCAGGCTATTGCCGAAGCAATTGCCACACTTATTAGCTTAAAAACTCCGGTTTTAGCCGTTATTACGGGGGAAGGCGGAAGCGGCGGAGCTTTAGCGCTGGCAGCAGGTGATAAGTTATTAATGTTAGAAAATGCGGTTTTTTCGGTTATTGCTCCGGAAAGCTTTGCGGCAATTCTCTGGAAAGACTCATCCCGCGCCCAGGAAGCTTCCGAACTTTTAAAACTTACTTCCGAGCATTTATTGGAGTTTGGGTTAATAGATGGCATTATCCCCGAGCCGTTGGGAGGAGCACACCGGAATCCAGCGGAAACATTAAAGGCGGTTAAAGAAGAAGTTGTTAAAAATCTGCAAATCTTAAAAGAAACTCCCGTAGAGGAGCTGTTAAGAAGACGGTATCAGCGGTATCGCTATATAGGGAGCGGCATTGTAGAGGGAGGCGTAAGCTAA
- the pfkA gene encoding 6-phosphofructokinase, with the protein MNSIGVLTSGGDAPGMNAAVRAVVRKALFHGIKVYGIERGYAGLINNEIKEMSLGSVGDIIQRGGTVLKTARSLEFKTYEGRLRAFQNLKNHGIEGLVVIGGDGSFQGALKLYEEFGVKVVGIPATIDNDIYGTDYSIGFDTTVNTVVDAINKIRDTAFSHERTFIVEVMGRNAGFIALEAGIAGGAESIIIPEIPYSIEEICQKLIKSHQRGKLHSIIIIAEGAGSGIKLGEVIKEKTGFETRVTILGHIQRGGSPSAFDRILASRMGAMAVDALREGISQGVMVAFEKGEYVLKPLETAFSGKKQIDLEYYRLADILSI; encoded by the coding sequence ATGAACTCCATTGGGGTTTTAACCAGCGGTGGCGATGCGCCAGGAATGAACGCAGCGGTTCGGGCGGTAGTTAGAAAAGCCCTTTTTCACGGGATAAAAGTTTACGGAATTGAACGAGGTTATGCCGGCTTAATTAATAATGAGATAAAAGAAATGAGTTTGGGCAGTGTTGGTGACATCATCCAAAGGGGCGGAACGGTCTTAAAAACTGCCCGCTCTTTAGAATTTAAAACTTATGAAGGCAGGTTAAGAGCTTTTCAAAATTTAAAAAACCATGGCATCGAAGGTTTGGTGGTTATTGGAGGAGATGGCTCCTTCCAGGGAGCCTTAAAACTTTATGAGGAATTTGGGGTAAAGGTGGTCGGTATACCCGCAACTATTGACAATGACATTTATGGTACCGATTATTCAATTGGTTTTGATACGACGGTAAATACGGTGGTAGATGCTATTAATAAAATACGGGATACTGCCTTTTCCCATGAACGTACCTTCATTGTTGAGGTTATGGGAAGAAACGCCGGGTTTATAGCTTTAGAAGCAGGAATTGCTGGAGGAGCTGAATCGATAATTATCCCGGAAATACCTTACTCTATCGAGGAAATTTGCCAAAAGTTAATTAAGAGCCATCAGCGGGGAAAATTACATAGCATAATTATCATTGCTGAGGGCGCGGGAAGCGGCATTAAGCTGGGAGAAGTAATTAAGGAAAAGACCGGTTTTGAGACCCGGGTAACGATTTTAGGCCACATCCAGCGGGGTGGAAGCCCTTCGGCTTTTGACCGAATTTTAGCAAGCCGGATGGGTGCTATGGCGGTTGATGCCTTAAGAGAGGGGATTTCCCAAGGGGTGATGGTTGCCTTTGAGAAGGGCGAATATGTTTTAAAGCCCCTGGAAACTGCTTTTTCGGGGAAAAAGCAAATTGACCTTGAATATTATCGTTTAGCCGATATTTTATCGATTTAA
- the pyk gene encoding pyruvate kinase — MKRTKIVCTIGPASNDVGILKEMIISGMNVARINFAHGSHEEHRERIEKVRRASLEVGIPVAILIDTKGPEIRIGKVENGKIVLKEGDLVVFDPDIAEGQGLRVPVNYPGLARDVNVGGTILLDDGLIELKIEDIQGNKVIARVITGGELSNNKGVNLPGVKVNLPALTEKDRKDIDFGIEIGADFIAHSFVRKAADVLALRRYLEEKGADMEIIAKIENQEGVENIDEIIKVADGIMVARGDLGVEIPTEDVPLVQKEIIEKCNKNGKPVITATQMLDSMIRNKRPTRAEATDVANAIFDGTDAVMLSGETAAGKYPVEAVKTMARIAEKAEEKLLTLRKLNKPTTKSFKTVTDAISHASVTTAEELDAGAIITPTSSGYTARMVSRYRPAVPIIAATPDMKVLRKLTLVWGVFPLLVKTSDSTDEMLSKAIEASLESGLLKPGDLVVLTAGVPVGVKGTTNLLKVHVAGNVLAKGVGIGTRPITGTARVCRTAREAIERIQPGDILVTEATDRDFVSAIEKAAGLVVEAGGLTSHAAIAGLEFGIPVIVGVDGATSIIKDGEKLTLDPQRGLVYHGSAKVL, encoded by the coding sequence ATGAAACGCACCAAGATTGTTTGTACAATTGGGCCGGCTTCAAACGACGTAGGTATCTTAAAAGAAATGATTATATCCGGAATGAATGTGGCCAGAATTAATTTTGCTCATGGCAGTCACGAGGAGCACCGGGAGAGAATTGAAAAGGTTAGACGGGCGTCTTTAGAAGTAGGAATCCCGGTGGCAATTTTAATTGATACAAAAGGTCCGGAAATTCGCATTGGTAAAGTTGAAAACGGAAAAATTGTCTTAAAAGAAGGGGACTTAGTGGTATTTGATCCGGATATAGCAGAGGGTCAAGGTTTGAGAGTTCCAGTAAATTATCCGGGATTAGCCCGGGATGTTAATGTCGGAGGAACTATTCTTTTAGATGATGGGTTAATAGAATTGAAAATCGAAGATATTCAGGGTAATAAAGTTATTGCCCGGGTTATAACCGGTGGTGAGTTATCCAATAACAAAGGAGTAAATTTACCGGGAGTTAAAGTTAATCTTCCGGCGTTAACCGAAAAGGACCGGAAGGATATTGATTTTGGTATTGAAATTGGAGCGGACTTTATTGCCCACTCTTTTGTCCGAAAAGCAGCGGATGTGTTAGCTTTACGGCGTTACCTGGAAGAAAAAGGGGCGGATATGGAAATAATTGCTAAAATCGAAAACCAAGAAGGGGTCGAAAACATCGATGAAATCATCAAAGTTGCGGATGGGATAATGGTTGCCCGGGGGGATCTGGGAGTAGAAATTCCAACGGAAGATGTGCCTTTGGTGCAAAAGGAAATAATTGAAAAGTGTAATAAAAATGGTAAACCGGTAATCACCGCCACCCAGATGTTAGATTCAATGATTAGAAATAAACGTCCGACCCGGGCCGAAGCTACCGATGTGGCTAATGCTATTTTTGACGGCACCGATGCGGTAATGCTGTCGGGAGAAACGGCTGCCGGGAAATATCCGGTAGAAGCGGTTAAAACAATGGCCCGGATTGCGGAAAAAGCGGAAGAAAAATTACTCACGTTACGAAAACTAAATAAACCCACCACAAAATCTTTTAAAACTGTAACCGATGCCATAAGCCACGCCAGTGTTACCACCGCTGAAGAATTGGATGCGGGGGCAATTATCACGCCTACTTCTTCGGGCTATACGGCGCGAATGGTTTCCCGGTACCGCCCGGCGGTTCCTATTATTGCTGCCACACCGGATATGAAGGTACTTAGAAAGTTGACGCTGGTTTGGGGGGTATTTCCCCTTTTGGTTAAAACCTCCGATTCTACCGATGAAATGTTAAGTAAAGCAATAGAAGCCTCTTTAGAAAGTGGGCTTTTAAAACCTGGCGATTTGGTGGTGCTTACCGCCGGAGTTCCGGTGGGCGTAAAAGGGACAACCAACCTTTTAAAAGTCCATGTAGCGGGAAATGTTTTGGCCAAAGGTGTGGGCATTGGAACAAGGCCTATAACCGGAACGGCTCGGGTCTGTCGAACCGCCAGGGAAGCAATCGAGCGGATTCAGCCGGGAGATATTTTGGTAACCGAAGCAACCGACAGAGATTTTGTTTCGGCTATTGAAAAGGCCGCGGGACTGGTAGTTGAAGCGGGAGGACTTACGTCGCATGCGGCTATTGCGGGGTTAGAGTTTGGGATACCTGTAATAGTTGGGGTCGATGGTGCTACTTCGATAATTAAAGATGGGGAAAAGTTAACTCTAGATCCCCAGAGGGGTCTGGTATACCACGGTTCTGCTAAAGTTTTATAA
- a CDS encoding late competence development ComFB family protein, whose product MPVLRNYTEEVVDEILQEILPTQDVCKCERCLLDIKAIALNQLPPKYVVTDKGEVITRLNFTKIADRTEVLTAVLRAIDKVKKNPSH is encoded by the coding sequence ATGCCGGTATTGCGTAATTATACCGAAGAAGTGGTGGATGAAATACTTCAGGAAATTTTGCCCACCCAAGACGTTTGTAAGTGTGAGCGCTGTCTTTTAGACATTAAGGCTATTGCTTTAAACCAACTGCCGCCCAAATATGTTGTTACCGATAAAGGTGAAGTTATTACCCGTTTAAATTTTACCAAAATTGCGGACCGCACCGAGGTTCTTACGGCAGTTTTAAGGGCAATAGATAAAGTCAAGAAAAACCCGTCCCATTAA